A single region of the Syngnathoides biaculeatus isolate LvHL_M chromosome 17, ASM1980259v1, whole genome shotgun sequence genome encodes:
- the LOC133490929 gene encoding uncharacterized protein LOC133490929, which produces MGLHFILEHIDREGTYAKILFMDFISAFNTVIPELLSSKLFQLSVLPAFSRWIYNVLTGRTQQVRLGDTTSSTRIISTGAPIGCVLSPHLFSLYKNDCTSWHPTIKLLKFGDDIILICVIKDGAKSVYRQEVVRLELWCGQHNLALDTLKTVEMIVDFRRHPSPQLPLMLSNCPVSTIEIFKFLEITVSEDLKWGTNINSS; this is translated from the coding sequence atgggtctgcacttcatccttgaacatatTGACAGAGAGGGTACCTATGCGaagatcctgttcatggacttcatctctgcgtttaacacagtcatccctgaactcctctcctccaaacttttccagctcagcgtcttgcCTGCCttctcccggtggatctacaatgtcctgacaggcaggacacagcaggtgaggctgggggacaccacctcgtCCACACGCATTATCAGCACAGGGGCACCCAtaggttgtgtcctctctcctcatctcttctcactctacaagaatgactgcacctcgtggcatccgaccATCAAACTTCTGAAGTTCGGAGATGACATCATACTCATCTGCGTCATCAAAGACGGCGCCaagtctgtgtatcgacaggaagtggtgagactggagctttggtgtggtcaacacaacctggcattggacactctaaagactgtggagatgattgtggacttcaggagacatccttcaccacagctaccCCTGATGCTGTCTAACTGTCCTGTGTCAACCATTGAGATCTTCAAGTTCTtggaaattacagtctcagaggacctgaagtgggggacgaaTATCAACTCATCCTAA